The Bradyrhizobium ottawaense genome window below encodes:
- a CDS encoding branched-chain amino acid ABC transporter permease, with amino-acid sequence MMILSGDPPRSRILTLVLVVIILALAATPFLFPGAKAMNVAAKICVFAALVASYDLLLGYTGSVSFAHTMFYGIGSYAIAIALYGLGPNWAAVATGIVVGLPLAALLALAIGLFSLRVAAIFFAMITLAVASAFQVLASQLSWLTGGEDGRSFQLPELLRPGTVLIPKSLVGFEINGRILTFYLVFAISALMILALLRVVNSPFGRVLQAIRENRFRAEALGFRTVFHLTYANCIAALVAASAGILNALWLRYAGPDTSLSFSIMLDILLMVVIGGMGTIYGAIIGATIFILAQNYLQSLMGVASTAASEAGLPLLPGLLHPDRWLLWLGLLFIASVYFFPTGVVGRLRNPAGDKSRQPALSRD; translated from the coding sequence ATGATGATCCTGTCAGGCGATCCGCCGCGTAGCCGAATCCTCACGCTCGTTCTCGTCGTCATCATCCTGGCGCTGGCGGCGACGCCGTTCCTGTTTCCGGGGGCCAAGGCAATGAACGTCGCAGCCAAAATCTGCGTCTTCGCCGCGCTGGTCGCCTCCTACGACCTCCTGCTTGGCTATACCGGCTCGGTTTCGTTCGCCCACACCATGTTCTACGGCATCGGCAGCTACGCGATCGCCATCGCGCTGTACGGGTTGGGCCCGAATTGGGCCGCGGTCGCCACCGGCATCGTGGTCGGACTGCCGCTCGCGGCGCTGCTCGCGCTCGCCATCGGGCTGTTTTCGCTGCGGGTCGCCGCGATCTTCTTTGCCATGATCACGCTGGCGGTCGCCTCCGCCTTCCAGGTGCTGGCTTCGCAGCTGTCCTGGCTGACCGGCGGCGAGGACGGGCGCAGCTTTCAGCTGCCCGAGCTGCTGCGGCCCGGCACGGTGCTGATCCCAAAGAGCCTGGTCGGCTTCGAGATCAACGGCCGGATCCTGACCTTCTACCTGGTATTCGCCATCTCGGCGCTGATGATCCTCGCACTGCTGCGCGTCGTGAACTCGCCGTTCGGGCGCGTGCTGCAGGCGATCCGCGAGAACCGTTTTCGCGCCGAGGCGCTCGGTTTCCGCACGGTGTTCCACCTGACCTATGCCAACTGCATCGCCGCGCTGGTCGCTGCCAGCGCCGGCATCCTGAATGCACTGTGGCTACGCTATGCCGGTCCCGATACTTCGCTCAGCTTCTCGATCATGCTGGACATCCTGCTGATGGTCGTGATCGGCGGCATGGGCACGATCTACGGCGCGATTATCGGCGCCACCATCTTCATCCTCGCCCAGAACTATTTGCAGTCGCTGATGGGCGTCGCCTCCACGGCGGCGTCGGAGGCCGGCCTGCCGCTGCTGCCGGGTCTGCTGCATCCCGACCGCTGGCTGCTGTGGCTCGGCCTGCTGTTCATCGCCAGCGTCTATTTCTTCCCGACCGGCGTGGTCGGACGGCTGCGCAATCCCGCTGGCGACAAGAGCAGGCAGCCCGCATTAAGCCGCGATTAA
- a CDS encoding branched-chain amino acid ABC transporter permease: MTDLAATDPLPKPKRDIAPILLPVALALVTIPLIGSPSTWLTLTAASLAMGMMIFIMASGLTLVFGLMDVLNFGHGAFIAVGAYVATLVLAPFAASIQADSLWMNLAVLAPAALLSMAVSGALGLVVERVLILPVYGQHLKQILMTTGGLIVAEQTLYALWGPQIIPMPLPASLRGSFILGDVAIAKYRVLAMLIGLAVFIAIQLVLNRTKLGLLIRAGVENREMVEALGYRIRRLFLGVFMTGSALAGLGGVMWALYREQVHASMSDDLTVLIFIVVIIGGLGSIGGCFIGAILVAMVANYGGFLMPKLALVSNILLMVAILMWRPRGLYAVTSR; the protein is encoded by the coding sequence GTGACTGACCTTGCTGCAACCGATCCGCTGCCGAAGCCGAAGCGCGATATCGCACCGATCCTCTTGCCGGTCGCGCTCGCCCTCGTGACGATCCCCCTGATCGGCTCGCCCAGCACCTGGCTGACGCTCACCGCCGCAAGCCTTGCCATGGGCATGATGATCTTCATCATGGCCTCGGGGCTGACCCTGGTGTTCGGCCTGATGGACGTGCTCAATTTCGGCCACGGCGCGTTCATCGCCGTCGGCGCCTATGTCGCGACCCTGGTGCTGGCGCCGTTCGCAGCCTCCATTCAGGCGGATTCGCTCTGGATGAACCTCGCGGTGCTGGCGCCGGCCGCGCTGCTCTCGATGGCCGTGTCGGGCGCCCTTGGCCTCGTCGTCGAGCGCGTGCTGATCCTGCCGGTCTACGGCCAGCACCTGAAGCAGATCCTGATGACGACCGGCGGCCTGATCGTCGCCGAGCAGACGCTCTATGCCCTCTGGGGGCCACAGATCATCCCGATGCCGCTGCCGGCGTCGCTGCGCGGCTCCTTCATCCTCGGCGACGTCGCGATCGCCAAATACCGCGTGCTGGCGATGCTGATCGGCCTTGCCGTCTTCATCGCGATCCAGCTGGTGCTCAACCGCACCAAGCTCGGGCTCCTGATCCGCGCCGGCGTCGAGAACCGCGAGATGGTGGAAGCGCTCGGCTATCGCATCCGCCGGCTGTTCCTCGGCGTATTCATGACGGGATCGGCGCTGGCCGGCCTCGGCGGCGTGATGTGGGCGCTCTATCGCGAGCAGGTCCATGCCTCCATGAGCGACGACCTCACCGTGCTGATCTTCATCGTCGTCATCATCGGCGGCCTCGGCTCGATCGGTGGCTGCTTCATCGGTGCGATCCTCGTGGCCATGGTCGCCAATTACGGCGGCTTCCTGATGCCGAAGCTCGCCCTCGTCTCCAACATCCTGCTGATGGTCGCCATTCTGATGTGGCGGCCGCGCGGCCTCTATGCGGTGACCAGCCGATGA